From Staphylococcus delphini, one genomic window encodes:
- the ribB gene encoding 3,4-dihydroxy-2-butanone-4-phosphate synthase: MQLDKIEEALEALKQGDMIIVVDDENRENEGDLVAITEWMNDHTINFMATHGRGLICTPITAEIAQQAGLDSMVKHNRDPHGTAFTQSIDHVQSTTGISAFERTATARALIDEKMTAETFHQPGHIFPLIAKKHGVLERRGHTEATIDLAKLTGARPAGVICEIMNDDGTMAKGEQLEQFKAQHNLKMISIENLVAYIKVQRPLISVEAKIKLPTQFGEFDMYGFTSNIDGEEHLALVKGDIQPTMNVRVHSACATGDIFHSERFDCGEQLEASMAYIQQHGGMLLYLPQEGRGIGLMNKLKAYELIEQGYDTVSANEALGFEPDLRDYDIAAQILKYFNITTVNLLSNNPEKLLGLQRYGIQIGERIPVITETNVHNHDYMQVKKLQMGHLI; this comes from the coding sequence ATGCAATTAGATAAAATTGAAGAAGCGTTAGAAGCATTGAAACAGGGTGATATGATTATTGTCGTTGATGATGAAAACCGTGAAAATGAAGGTGACCTCGTTGCGATTACAGAGTGGATGAATGATCACACAATTAATTTTATGGCGACACATGGAAGAGGCCTCATTTGTACACCAATTACAGCAGAGATCGCCCAACAAGCCGGTCTCGATAGTATGGTCAAACATAATCGTGATCCCCACGGCACTGCATTTACACAAAGTATTGATCATGTGCAATCGACTACAGGCATTAGTGCTTTTGAAAGAACAGCAACAGCGAGAGCACTGATAGATGAAAAAATGACGGCTGAGACATTTCATCAACCTGGTCATATTTTTCCGTTAATTGCTAAAAAACACGGAGTCCTCGAACGTCGGGGCCACACAGAAGCGACAATCGATTTGGCGAAGTTAACAGGTGCACGTCCAGCCGGTGTGATATGTGAAATTATGAATGATGATGGGACGATGGCCAAAGGTGAGCAATTAGAGCAGTTTAAAGCGCAACATAACTTAAAAATGATCTCGATTGAAAACCTTGTGGCGTATATTAAAGTACAACGCCCATTGATTTCAGTGGAAGCGAAAATTAAATTGCCAACCCAATTTGGTGAATTTGACATGTACGGTTTTACTTCAAATATTGACGGAGAAGAACATTTAGCACTCGTCAAAGGTGATATTCAACCGACTATGAATGTCCGTGTCCATTCCGCTTGTGCGACTGGTGATATATTTCATAGTGAGCGATTTGACTGTGGGGAACAGTTAGAAGCTTCAATGGCGTATATCCAGCAACACGGTGGTATGTTGTTGTACTTGCCGCAAGAAGGGCGTGGCATTGGATTAATGAACAAACTAAAAGCTTACGAATTAATTGAACAAGGCTATGATACTGTTTCAGCGAATGAAGCACTTGGTTTTGAGCCGGATTTACGTGATTATGATATTGCAGCACAAATTTTAAAGTATTTTAATATTACAACGGTCAATTTATTAAGTAATAACCCTGAAAAATTATTAGGATTACAGCGCTATGGTATTCAAATTGGCGAACGTATTCCCGTTATTACTGAAACGAATGTGCATAACCATGATTATATGCAAGTGAAAAAATTACAAATGGGTCATTTAATATAA
- a CDS encoding riboflavin synthase translates to MFTGIVEEVGTIQHIQKRNPTTSLTIQCKKILDDMHVGDSISVNGTCLTVTRFDQHSFTVDVIHGTENKTYLANLKTNDAVNLERALLATSRLGGHFVQGHVDGKGVIQHIQTSQNEWIYTITAEPCILDQMIPQGSIAVDGISLTVFKKYRDCFDIHLIPETRKATILADKKQGDPVHLETDMLFKYVQAITKEKSQLSVEDLLNAGF, encoded by the coding sequence ATGTTCACAGGTATCGTTGAAGAGGTCGGTACAATTCAACATATTCAAAAACGTAACCCTACCACTTCACTGACAATTCAATGCAAAAAAATATTAGACGATATGCACGTGGGTGACTCAATTAGTGTCAATGGTACATGTTTGACTGTGACACGTTTTGATCAACATAGCTTTACAGTAGATGTCATTCACGGAACCGAAAATAAAACCTATTTAGCAAATTTAAAAACGAATGATGCCGTTAATTTAGAGCGTGCATTATTAGCTACTAGTAGATTAGGTGGTCATTTTGTACAAGGTCACGTCGATGGTAAAGGCGTGATTCAACACATTCAAACATCTCAAAATGAATGGATTTATACAATTACAGCTGAACCGTGCATACTCGATCAAATGATTCCACAAGGGTCGATTGCTGTAGATGGGATCAGTTTGACAGTTTTTAAAAAATATCGAGATTGTTTTGATATTCATTTAATTCCAGAAACGCGTAAAGCGACCATTCTTGCTGACAAAAAACAAGGTGATCCGGTGCATTTAGAAACAGACATGCTCTTTAAATATGTCCAAGCGATCACGAAAGAAAAATCACAGCTGTCAGTAGAAGATTTATTGAATGCAGGTTTTTAA